The Actinotalea sp. JY-7876 sequence GCGCGCCGTCCTCGCCCACGACGGGCCGCACGACGACGGGCTGGAGCACGCCGACCTCGCGGATCGACCCGACCAGCTCGGCGAGGGCCTCCTCGTCGAACACCGACCGGGGCTGGCGCGGGTTCGGAGCGATGGACCCGACCGGCAGCTCGGCGAAGTGGGCGCCCGGCACCGGGACCAGGTCGTCCGTGGTTCCACGTGAAACATCGGCAGCGGGACGGTCCGCTTCCGCCGTCGTGGCCGCGGTTTCACGGGAAACGTCGACGTCCGTAGCGCCGTCGTGCACCGATTCACGTGAAACATCGGCGCGCTCCCCCGGGCGCGGCGACAGGACGTCACCGTGCGGTGCCGGGACTTCCGAGGCCGCTGCACGGGGCCGCTGCGCGTGGTCGTCGACGAGGTCGACCGGCGACGGCGGGACGGTGGCGGCGGCCGCACCGCCGGTGTTCCCGGCGGCAACGACGTCGGTGCTCACGGGGACAGTGTCCGAGACGACGGCCGCAGCGGGTGCCCCGGGAAAGAAGACGTCCACCGGGCGGGCGTCGCCGCTCGGTGCGCTCGGGATCAGGGCTCCGAGGCCACGGCCCAGCCCACGACGCTTCTCAGCCATCAGTTCTCCTCGAGGTAGGTCGTCGCAGCGGGGTTCTCTGCGGGAACGGGCACGCGCGGTGCGCCACGCTCGGCCAGCTCGCGCGCGGCGGCGAGGTAGGAGAGCGCGCCGGTCGAACCGGGGTCGTACGTCATGACGGTCTGGCCGTGGCTCGGTGCCTCCGAGATGCGGACCGTCCTGGGCACCGTCGTCCGCAGCGTCTGCGCCGGGAAGTGCTCCCGCACCTCGGCCGCGACCTGCTGGGCGAGATTGGTCCGGGCGTCGTACATCGTCAGAAGGATCGTCGACACGTGCAGCGCAGGGTTGAGGTGGTTCTTGATGAGCTGGACGTTCTTGAGGAGCTGGCTGAGGCCCTCGAGCGCGTAGTACTCGCACTGGATGGGGATCAGCACCTCGCGCGCGGCGACGAAGGCGTTCACCGTCAGCAGGCCCAGACTCGGCGGGCAGTCGATGAACACGTAGTCCAGGCGGTCCGCGCCGGTCTCGCTCCGGTGCCGGAGGTACACGTCGATCGCGTTCCGGAGCCGGGTCTCCCGGGCGACCAGCGAGACGAGCTCGATCTCGGCCCCGGACAGGTCGATCGTCGCGGGAGCGCACAGGAGGCGTGGGATCCGCGAGGACTGCTGGACCACGGCGGCCAGGTCCTCGTCCTCGACGAGCACCTCGTACGTCGACGGCGTGCCGGCGCGGTGGTCGACCCCGAGGGCGGTCGACGCGTTGCCCTGGGGGTCGTTGTCGATGACGAGCACGTACGCCCCGGCCTGCGCCAGGGCCGCGGCGAGGTTCACCGTGGTGGTCGTCTTGCCGACGCCACCCTTCTGGTTCGCCACGGTGAGGACCCGGGTCGTCGTCGGGCGCTCGAACCGGCGTCCGGACAGGTCGATCCGCCGGCGGGCGTCGACGGCGAGCTGCGCCGCGAGTGGCGTCGACTCGTCGCCGTCCGGGATCGACTGCATGAGCGCTGCTCGGCGCTCGTCGTCCGCCGTGAGCGCCCCCAGGGCGTCAGCCGGTGGCAGGTCCTGCTCGTGCACCCGATCTCCCGTCGTCGTCGGTCCATCCTGCCATCTGGCACCGACAGTCCTCGCCACCGGCGCGGCCTGTTCCACGTGAAACAGACCACCCGCGCGAGCGCGTGCTCCGGCGGGCCTGCAACAGCGTGTGGCGGCGGGGCGCTGTGCGTGGTCGTGACCGCGCACGGGGGTCTCCGCCCCGTCTCGCGGGCGGCGGCAATGCTCGGTTCCACGTGAAACGCCGCGGCGCGGTACAGCCTCCGCACTCGAGCTCGCTAGGCGCGACCTGTTCCGCGTGGAACGACGATCAGTCGAGTGCCGCGGCCACGAGCTCAGGCCGGCTGCGCATGGACGAGCCCACCGCGTGGGTGGCGCCCTGTCCACCAGTGAGGCCGAAGGCGGCCCTGTTTCACGTGGAACATCGCAGAATCACTCCGCGCGGCTCCCACCCACGTCAGCCCGGTGTCAGGACCGGCCCCGGCCCCGTCGCTTCGGGGCCGGCACCGGTACGGTCGCCCGCACCACACGCACGACCCGCGTCACCTCCCCGCCCGGCGACACGTCGACCACCAATCGCTCGCCACCCCCGAGCGCGTCGATGACGGCGCCGGCGGCGGCCAGCTCCTCGACCGCGTGCTCGCCCTTCATCGCCAGCAGCACGCCACCGGGACGCAGCAGCGGCAGGGTCCACCGGGCCAGCCTGTCCATGGGCGCCACGGCGCGCGCCGTCACCGCGTCCGCGGAGATGACGCCGTGCTGCTCCTCGGCCCGGCCCCGGACGACCTCCACGTTGGACAGGCCGAGCGAGTCGCGCACCTCGCTGAGCCACGTGGTCCGACGCAGCATGGGCTCGAGCAGCACCACCCGAAGGTCCGGCCGGAGCGCCGCCAGGACGATCCCGGGCAGACCGGCGCCGGACCCGACGTCGACCAGCGTCCCGGTCGCGGGAAGCAACGGCGCGACCGCGGCGGAGTTGAGGAGGTGGCGCCGCCACAGCCGGGCCACCTCACGCGGGCCGATGAGCCCGCGGCGCACGCCTTCCGCCGCGAGCAGGTCGTGGAACGCCTCGACCGTCGGGCGCCCGGCACCGAGGACCTCGTCCAGCAACGCCGACGAGGGCGCCGGGTCCAGCTCAGCCGGTCCGGCGTCCCCAGCCGACGCGCCGACGCCGCCAGGTTCGGCGTCGGGCCCCGTTTCACGTGGAACCACGTCAGGCAGGCCGCACCACGACGTACCGCGACGGCTCCACGCCCTCGCTGTCGGACGCCAGGCCGGCTTCCGCGACGACGTCGTGGACGACCTTGCGCTCGAACGGGTTCATCGGCTCGAGCGCGACCGGCTGTCCCGCGGCCGCGACCTCGGCGATCGCCGCCCGGGCGACCTCCGCGAGCTCGGCCCGGCGGCCGGCACGGAAGCCGGCGACATCGAGCATGAGCCGGCTCCGCTCGCCCGTCTTGGTCTGTACCGCGAGGCGGGTCAGCTCCTGGAGCGCGTCGAGCACCTCGCCGTCGGCACCCACGAGCGCACGCAGGGCGCGCTCCGTCCCCGGCTCGGCCACGATCTCGACGGCGGCGCGTCCGTGGTCCACGTCGATGTCGATGTCGCCGTCGAGGTCGGCGATGTCGAGGAGCTCCTCGAGGTAGTCGGCCGCGAT is a genomic window containing:
- a CDS encoding R3H domain-containing nucleic acid-binding protein, translating into MTDSTAAPETSDGPDDVRRLEEEGEIAADYLEELLDIADLDGDIDIDVDHGRAAVEIVAEPGTERALRALVGADGEVLDALQELTRLAVQTKTGERSRLMLDVAGFRAGRRAELAEVARAAIAEVAAAGQPVALEPMNPFERKVVHDVVAEAGLASDSEGVEPSRYVVVRPA
- a CDS encoding ParA family protein, translating into MQSIPDGDESTPLAAQLAVDARRRIDLSGRRFERPTTTRVLTVANQKGGVGKTTTTVNLAAALAQAGAYVLVIDNDPQGNASTALGVDHRAGTPSTYEVLVEDEDLAAVVQQSSRIPRLLCAPATIDLSGAEIELVSLVARETRLRNAIDVYLRHRSETGADRLDYVFIDCPPSLGLLTVNAFVAAREVLIPIQCEYYALEGLSQLLKNVQLIKNHLNPALHVSTILLTMYDARTNLAQQVAAEVREHFPAQTLRTTVPRTVRISEAPSHGQTVMTYDPGSTGALSYLAAARELAERGAPRVPVPAENPAATTYLEEN
- the rsmG gene encoding 16S rRNA (guanine(527)-N(7))-methyltransferase RsmG, with the protein product MLDEVLGAGRPTVEAFHDLLAAEGVRRGLIGPREVARLWRRHLLNSAAVAPLLPATGTLVDVGSGAGLPGIVLAALRPDLRVVLLEPMLRRTTWLSEVRDSLGLSNVEVVRGRAEEQHGVISADAVTARAVAPMDRLARWTLPLLRPGGVLLAMKGEHAVEELAAAGAVIDALGGGERLVVDVSPGGEVTRVVRVVRATVPVPAPKRRGRGRS